One part of the Athene noctua chromosome Z, bAthNoc1.hap1.1, whole genome shotgun sequence genome encodes these proteins:
- the AK6 gene encoding adenylate kinase isoenzyme 6: MKRPNILLTGTPGVGKTTLGKELASRTEMTYINVGDMAKEGELYEGFDEEYDCPILDEDRVIDELEDKMSEGGVIVDYHGCDFFPERWFHIVFVLRTENSFLYDRLESRGYKGKKLQDNIQCEIFQTLYEEAMLSYREEIVHQLPSNTPEDLERNLDQIMQWIEQWMKDNN; encoded by the exons ATGAAGCGGCCCAACATCTTGCTCACTG GTACTCCAGGTGTTGGGAAAACCACGCTCGGAAAAGAACTTGCGTCAAGAACAGAGATGACCTATATTAATGTGGGTGACATGGCAAAGGAAG GAGAATTATATGAAGGTTTTGATGAGGAATATGATTGTCCAATTCTGGATGAAGACAGG gtaaTTGATGAACTAGAAGATAAAATGAGTGAGGGTGGAGTTATTGTCGATTATCATGGCTGTGATTTTTTCCCTGAACGGTGGTTTCATATAGTATTTGTACTTCGTACAGAAAATTCATTTCTGTATGACAGACTTGAAAGCAG GGGCTACAAAGGGAAAAAGCTGCAAGACAACATTCAGTGTGAAATTTTTCAGACACTTTATGAGGAAGCTATGTTGTCATATAGAGAGGAAATTGTACACCAGTTGCCCAGCAACACTCCAGAAGACCTAGAGAGAAATTTGGATCAGATTATGCAATGGATTGAGCAATGGATGAAGGACAACAATTGA
- the CCDC125 gene encoding coiled-coil domain-containing protein 125 isoform X2 — MEEAEEDDMTCGDLGNGLGRRPGGLYEGENVQNYCSFRFRKGSGKVVSSLLSAKKVEENDAAAFPHTKRNSSHNGSSKKPVTSLTQQNSSESNTEASNEELKQQLWEALEEVENLKVELEASQRQLEGKDEALRILQSMAVFNKATSHTKAMLQKTEEEKRTLEKEINILQWEIEFDQDRFKNIEDTWTEKYDRIYCENAALKEALKLRTEEVKTLKAENAILNQQCLEFLAMLDVKQQKVVQENMSLNKSNITDFTGLELAVLGACTCNTSGGQPCPCAKMAAMTRKQLLHLKQEMENLKKSKDEAYIMADAFRIAFEQQLMQRKDQALRLAEVIKIKKETKFINWRRLKNDGHVKLQGNKNSLGQKLSGLLSSDVDCRKVEELDNPHEILKMLIDLVNDKEEALAHQRKVSYMLARAMEMKEDVLEQERRNGTLGCRQYETQGSSSPVDACCQKLRSQNSISSVPSAKTFENPVKMLRKSHSWPSETTCYEETNPHGKADETVVISI, encoded by the exons atggaggaagcagaagaggaTGACATGACATGTGGAGACCTGGGAAACGGCCTTGGGAGGAGACCTGGAGGTCTTTATGAAGGGGAAAATGTACAAAATTACTGTTCATTTAGATTTAGGAAGGGATCTGGGAAAGTTGTCAGTTCTCTCTTGTCAGCAAAGAAAGTGGAAGAAAACGATGCTGCAGCTTTTCCCCATACAAAACGAAACAGTTCGCACAATGGATCATCCAAAAAGCCAGTTACTAGTCTCACACAACAAAATAGCTCTG AATCTAATACTGAAGCATCTAATGAAGAACTAAAGCAACAACTTTGGGAAGCTCTAGAG GAAGTTGAAAATTTGAAAGTTGAGCTGGAAGCGTCTCAAAGACAGCTTGAAGGAAAAGATGAAGCCCTAAGAATTCTGCAGAGCATG gcagtatTTAATAAAGCCACTAGTCATACAAAAGCAATGCTTCaaaaaactgaggaagaaaagagaactTTAGAAAAG GAAATAAACATCTTGCAATGGGAAATCGAATTTGATCAggatagatttaaaaatatagaGGACACATGGACAGAAAAATATGACAG GATATATTGTGAAAATGCAGCTCTTAAGGAAGCACTGAAACTGAGAACAGAAGAAGTTAAAACTCTTAAGGCTGAAAATGCAA TCCTGAATCAGCAGTGCTTGGAATTTCTTGCAATGCTAGATGTGAAACAACAGAAGGTTGTTCAGGAAAACATGTCCTTGAATAAAAGTAACATTACAGATTTTACTGGTCTTGAA CTGGCAGTTCTTGGAGCCTGCACCTGCAATACTTCTGGAGGGCAACCTTGTCCCTGTGCTAAAATGGCAGCTATGACTCGAAAGCAACTTCTTCATCTCAAGCAAGAG atggaaaatctgaaaaagagTAAAGATGAAGCTTATATAATGGCAGATGCCTTCAGAATTGCATTTGAGCAGCAGCTAATGCAGAGGAAGGACCAAGCCCTGAGGCTTGCAGAAGTGATAAAGattaagaaggaaacaaaatttatAAACTGGAGACGTCTGAAGAATGATG GACATGTCAAGTTACAAGGGAATAAGAACAGTCTGGGGCAAAAACTGTCTGGCCTGCTGTCATCAGATGTGGATTGCAGGAAGGTTGAAGAACTAGACAATCCTCATGAAATCCTGAAGATGTTAATAGATTTG GTAAATGACAAAGAGGAGGCTCTGGCTCATCAAAGAAAGGTTAGTTACATGCTAGCTCGAGCCATGGAGATGAAAGAGGATGTTTTAGAACAGGAGAGAAGAAATGGCACTCTGGGGTGTCGTCAGTATGAAACCCAGGGGTCATCGAGCCCTGTAGATGCCTGCTGCCAAAAGCTCCGTTCTCAGAACAGTATTTCTTCAGTTCCAAGtgcaaaaacatttgaaaatccTGTAAAAATGCTTCGAAAATCACACTCCTGGCCATCTGAGACTACATGCTATGAAGAAACGAATCCACATGGAAAGGCAGACGAAACTGTAGTGATCTCTATATAA
- the CCDC125 gene encoding coiled-coil domain-containing protein 125 isoform X1: protein MTCGDLGNGLGRRPGGLYEGENVQNYCSFRFRKGSGKVVSSLLSAKKVEENDAAAFPHTKRNSSHNGSSKKPVTSLTQQNSSASHCLLSPINPTESNTEASNEELKQQLWEALEEVENLKVELEASQRQLEGKDEALRILQSMAVFNKATSHTKAMLQKTEEEKRTLEKEINILQWEIEFDQDRFKNIEDTWTEKYDRIYCENAALKEALKLRTEEVKTLKAENAILNQQCLEFLAMLDVKQQKVVQENMSLNKSNITDFTGLELAVLGACTCNTSGGQPCPCAKMAAMTRKQLLHLKQEMENLKKSKDEAYIMADAFRIAFEQQLMQRKDQALRLAEVIKIKKETKFINWRRLKNDGHVKLQGNKNSLGQKLSGLLSSDVDCRKVEELDNPHEILKMLIDLVNDKEEALAHQRKVSYMLARAMEMKEDVLEQERRNGTLGCRQYETQGSSSPVDACCQKLRSQNSISSVPSAKTFENPVKMLRKSHSWPSETTCYEETNPHGKADETVVISI from the exons ATGACATGTGGAGACCTGGGAAACGGCCTTGGGAGGAGACCTGGAGGTCTTTATGAAGGGGAAAATGTACAAAATTACTGTTCATTTAGATTTAGGAAGGGATCTGGGAAAGTTGTCAGTTCTCTCTTGTCAGCAAAGAAAGTGGAAGAAAACGATGCTGCAGCTTTTCCCCATACAAAACGAAACAGTTCGCACAATGGATCATCCAAAAAGCCAGTTACTAGTCTCACACAACAAAATAGCTCTG CATCTCATTGTTTACTATCTCCTATCAATCCTACAGAATCTAATACTGAAGCATCTAATGAAGAACTAAAGCAACAACTTTGGGAAGCTCTAGAG GAAGTTGAAAATTTGAAAGTTGAGCTGGAAGCGTCTCAAAGACAGCTTGAAGGAAAAGATGAAGCCCTAAGAATTCTGCAGAGCATG gcagtatTTAATAAAGCCACTAGTCATACAAAAGCAATGCTTCaaaaaactgaggaagaaaagagaactTTAGAAAAG GAAATAAACATCTTGCAATGGGAAATCGAATTTGATCAggatagatttaaaaatatagaGGACACATGGACAGAAAAATATGACAG GATATATTGTGAAAATGCAGCTCTTAAGGAAGCACTGAAACTGAGAACAGAAGAAGTTAAAACTCTTAAGGCTGAAAATGCAA TCCTGAATCAGCAGTGCTTGGAATTTCTTGCAATGCTAGATGTGAAACAACAGAAGGTTGTTCAGGAAAACATGTCCTTGAATAAAAGTAACATTACAGATTTTACTGGTCTTGAA CTGGCAGTTCTTGGAGCCTGCACCTGCAATACTTCTGGAGGGCAACCTTGTCCCTGTGCTAAAATGGCAGCTATGACTCGAAAGCAACTTCTTCATCTCAAGCAAGAG atggaaaatctgaaaaagagTAAAGATGAAGCTTATATAATGGCAGATGCCTTCAGAATTGCATTTGAGCAGCAGCTAATGCAGAGGAAGGACCAAGCCCTGAGGCTTGCAGAAGTGATAAAGattaagaaggaaacaaaatttatAAACTGGAGACGTCTGAAGAATGATG GACATGTCAAGTTACAAGGGAATAAGAACAGTCTGGGGCAAAAACTGTCTGGCCTGCTGTCATCAGATGTGGATTGCAGGAAGGTTGAAGAACTAGACAATCCTCATGAAATCCTGAAGATGTTAATAGATTTG GTAAATGACAAAGAGGAGGCTCTGGCTCATCAAAGAAAGGTTAGTTACATGCTAGCTCGAGCCATGGAGATGAAAGAGGATGTTTTAGAACAGGAGAGAAGAAATGGCACTCTGGGGTGTCGTCAGTATGAAACCCAGGGGTCATCGAGCCCTGTAGATGCCTGCTGCCAAAAGCTCCGTTCTCAGAACAGTATTTCTTCAGTTCCAAGtgcaaaaacatttgaaaatccTGTAAAAATGCTTCGAAAATCACACTCCTGGCCATCTGAGACTACATGCTATGAAGAAACGAATCCACATGGAAAGGCAGACGAAACTGTAGTGATCTCTATATAA